The genomic region GCCTTATCAGCAAAGCATTCCTCCCCAAGGGCAACAGAGTTCACAACCGCAAACTCTGCATAATGCACAAGCGCAACCACTGGCAAATCAACAAGAATATAAAGCTGCATTCCCCCAGAGGGAGGAAGATGATTTTcaacaaagaaatcaaattGGTGTTTCTCCATCCCGGTTTCAACAAGCGGGAGCCTCATCTGTGCAGAATCTTCCTACTGGGACCAATCCAGTACAAATGCCACAGAGGTCTGTTCATCAAGGCCCAACTCAACAATTTGGTGGCCCTTTGGGAAACATGCAACATCCTTCCTCTTTTGGTCACTTGCAGCAACCAGGGGCTGATTTGGCTCACCATCAACATGGTTCTAGGTTCCAAAGTCAAATGGACCCAGCAATGATACACGGTCAGCAGTCAAATGGGCCTCCTGCTGGATTAAGAATGGGTCATGAAAATAATTTCCACGGTCAAGGTGGAAATGACTATTACTTCAATAGTAACAATGAAGGGACGACAGGTCCTCAGCAGCCCAAGCTTGCATCTATTCCGATTGCAAAAAGCCAGCAGGTATCTCTTAATTTATATCACTGTCATGTTCTGTTAGGTTTCCATGTAAGTTATTTAACTTTAAATCCATTCTTCAAAAGTTAACTGATTTCTCATTACatcatgtcatttttttttcaggagATGAGTGGTGGCCCTCCATTTCAAAATGCTACACCTGGTCATTCCAATGCCCTGAATACCATGCCTGGTCATTCCATGCATAATGTGTACAGTCATGCAACAGGTGCTCCACCATTCCCAAATAACTCTTTGGTGAAGCCCCCTTATGTCAGGCCTACAAGTCTCACTAGTCTCTCACCTGTTGAAGTTTATCGTCAACAACATGAAGTTACTGCATCGGTCTGTATTTCTGTTTGCTTGTGATCTATTTGTGGGAATGTAGGAATGCTcgtaaattttagtttatacaGCACAGAAAATGGTTTTGAGGAGATGGGTACGATATGATATTGGTTTTGATAAGAGATGGTGCTCTATTGTTTATAGTTATTATAGACACAGTAGTATGTTAAACTAATGTTAATTCTTTATGACCTCAATTTTTGCATTTaattgcatagggtgacaatgTACCTGCACCATTTATGACATTTGAAGACACTGGTTTTCCTCCAGAGATATTGAGAGAGGTAAGTTACATTCCCCTAGACTTGTTCTTTCTCTGAATATAAAATATCCAATATGAGATCCATGCCATTCCATTTTTGTATTAGTATTTGTCTTCTACTTTTGAACTCATGAGTTCTCACTTATCGCAGGTGCGATATTTGCTCCGGAGGAGGAGCATATGTCGTACGCTGCACTGCTATTGGCACACTTACACATGCAACAACTATTCTGATTTTTGGAGGCTGCAAAATGAACTGTTGGAGCCTTTCTTGTGCATCTTCTAAAAGGGTGGTTGGCCCTTCATCCAAATCACACCTTATGTGACTGGGATTTCTTGCTTAATGGCTCCACCTGTTATGTCTTTATGCCCTCTTTTGTTGCCTCAAGTTGCTTGTGTAAGCAACCATATACCCATGGGCTTTTTTGTCATCTTACTCTTCTATCaatacaaaattttattgatatttgTTTGGTTGTAGTCTATCTTTATGTGAGACATTCTAAAACTTTTTTCTGATCACTTAGACCTATGTTATTGGTTCAGATTCATGCTGCTGGCTTCGCATCTCCCACGCCAATTCAGGCACAAACATGGCCAATTGCTCTTCAAAGTAGGGATATAGTTGCAATTGCAAAAACTGGTTCTGGAAAAACTTTGGGCTATTTGATGCCTGCATTCATTCTTCTTAGACAACGCCATAATAATTCTCAGAATGGCCCAACAGTCCTGGTTTTGGCCCCAACACGGGAGCTTGCAACACAGATACAAGATGAGGTTTTGAAATTTGGGCGAGCTTCTAGGGTATCTTGCACGGTGGGTGCTCATTGCTTGACTTTATTGATACGATAGCTTCATTTTTTCAGTTCATTTTGGTTTGTATGTTTTATTCACTGTGATTGAACGTCATGATTCCAGTGCTTGTATGGTGGAGCTCCGAAGGGCCCTCAGCTAAAAGAGTTAGATCGTGGAGCAGACATAGTTGTGGCAACTCCTGGTCGTCTTAATGACATATTggaaatgaagaaaattgatTTTCGGCAAGTTTCTCTACTTGTACTTGATGAAGCAGATCGAATGCTTGACATGGGTTTTGAACCTCAAATCCGTAAAATCGTGGATCAAATACCCCCGCACAGACAAACTCTTATGTACACAGCAACATGGCCCAAAGAAGTAAGAAAAATAGCAAGTGATCTTCTTGTTAATCCTGTACAAGTGAATATTGGCAGCGTTAATGAGCTTGCTGCAAACAAGGCTATCACACAGGTaattctttctttctgttttcctttcttttttttctttttttttttttgtgttttgactAGTGCACGGACTCTGGGATAATGTAACTAGTTAAAATTCCAATCAGAAACTTTTAGAAAGGTCTATCACTTTGTGTATTGCACAGTCTAggataatgataaaaagtaTAAATTTAAAGTTAGTCTCACAGACCTTGCATCTGAGGAACTTTGTCTTATATGGTTAATATATGGGACATATGCCACTTAGCCTGCAAATTAGTCCTAGCTTTGTCATAGGTTTTCTAGTACATGCATCATGGATGGTAGGCTAGGACTAGTTTAGTGTGAGCGGGATTATCTAGTGAAAGTAGGGATGAAGTTGATGAGAATGTCTATGATTTATGGAAGCAATGATGAACAGTTAGGTAATTTAGTATATTAATGTGCTATGATCATAGAAACTACAATTTTCATACCTGGTGCTTTATATTTTCAGTTTTGATCAGTACGGTACTCACATAAGAAATCTTACTTATGCAAAATATTTTCTATTAAACTTAAATCTAATTATAACACAGAACCATAAGCTTTGTCGTATACTTCAGTTCTGGCTCACAACTATAAGCTCCCACACGGAATAATTATATACAACTGGTCAGTGTGATGGTCGATCTCCTTTTTTTATGTGCATCTGGTGCAGAGGGTTTTTCAAAAGCACACATAGGGTGGAATACATTTGTACTATTAACTTGTTTGTGAAGTGGGAACCTTTTTATATGTTAAAAAAGAAGTAGGaacctttttagtttttattgcTTCACTTCgcaaaattatttgtttataaatCTGCAGTACGTTGAAGTTGTCCCACAAATGGAGAAGCAAAGGCGTTTGGAGCAGATCCTGAGATCCCAAGAACGAGGTTCTAAGATCATTGTCTTTTGTTCCACCAAGAGGTTGTGTGATCAGATTGCACGTAGTATTGGACGCACTTTTGGGGCTGCTGCAATTCACGGGGACAAGTCTCAAGGTGAGCGAGACTGGGTTTTAAATCAGTTCCGGAGTGGAAAATGCCCAATATTAGTTGCCACTGACGTTGCTGCTCGTGGGCTTGACATCAAAGATATAAGGTTATCTCATTTCAAAGCACTTTCTTTATTTCCAATTTAACATGTTCAGTTTATGAATGAAAAAATAACGACGATCATTGGGACAAAGATCATGATTGAGCTTAGAATTTAGACCTCGGCTTTGGTTCAAAGACATTGTACTTAGAGTTGAGTTTCACATGTTATAGGGTGGTGGTAAACTATGATTTCCCTACTGGTGTGGAAGACTATGTTCACCGAATTGGAAGAACTGGGAGGGCTGGCGCAACTGGGGTGTCATACACCTTTTTCTCTGAGCAAGACTGGAAATATGCAGCTGATTTGATTAAAGTTCTGGAGGGAGCTAACCAGCAAGTGCCTCCAGAGGTGCGAGAGATTGCTCTACGTGGTGGGCCTGGTTTTGGCAAGGATAGGAATCCGATGAACCGTTTTGATTCTGGTGGGCCTGTTAATGGTGCTGCTGGACGTTGGGATTCCGGTGGCCGTGATGGAATGAGGGATGGGGGTTTTGGTGGTCGTGGCAGTACGAGGGATGGGGGCTTTGGAGGTCGTGGTGGCATGAGGGATGGTGGTTTTGGTGGTCGTGGCGGCATGCGAGATGGCAACTTTGGAGGTCGTGGCAGCATGCGAGATGGCAACTTTGGCGGTCGTGAGGGCCCTAGGGATGGTGCTGGTAGCGGCCGAGGTGGGAGAGGCGATTTCTTTTCTGGGCCTGGAAACAGGGGCCGAGGATTTGGTGGTCCTGGTGGTGGTAATGTTGGTTGGGGTAGAAGTGGCAGTGGCCCGCAAGATCGGTACAACAGTATGGCTGGCCGTGGGGGACGTGGACGGGGACGATTTGATAATAGAGTTGATTTTCCTGACAGGAGCAGAGGCAGAAACTATAGCCGTAGCCCTGACAGAGTTCGAACATGGGATATTAACAGAAGCAGAAGCCGGAGTCGAAGCCGCAGCCGTAGCTGGAGTAGGAGTAGGAGTCGGAGCTGGACCAGGAGTCGTAGCCGGAGCTGGTCCCGTGACCGTAGCCGAAGTCATAGTCGCAACCGTAGTCGGAGCCCCAGTTATGAAAGATATGAGAGGCCGCCACGTGTgtcaaaatttgatatgaagGATCCTGTTCCCGAATCTGTGGTTCCACCTGTACCAGAGATGCTTCCTACGTCCCCAGACACACAAGTCAATGTATATCCAGACACCAAGCCCGTGGGGGAACTGCCAGTGGTTGAGCAAACGGGGCTAGTGGATACACAGGGCGGAGGAGACCCTTCCCATCACTCATTGATTTAACCTGAGAGCGGTCAACGGAGTCTTTCTTTCCAGGCCTTGGGTGGTGCATTTATGTCGGTTTTTGTTGGTCAAGTGGCTCGCTTATCCCAATCTGCGAAGCTGGCTTTCTAGTGTGAGAATACTTGCAGTAAGTTGGGGCTGGGCTTCCTTGTGTGGTGCATTTACGTCGGTTTTCCTGAGAATACTTGCTGAAGTGCTCTACTGCTTCTGCTGGTGGTGGAAGGTCATGTCGGGTAATTGGCGATAGTTCTGGACGATGGATGTGTTAGGGTGGCTCTAGAAAACTCTTTTTATGAACGGCCTAATATTTTGATCATCAACAGTTGAATTTGAGTATTGGAGAGCACGTTCACTCGTCGGATTATTGGTGTCTTTGTGTGAGAAATTGGGAAAGACGCGTATTACACCTTGAATTCTAGGTGTTTAATTTTACTAGATTTTGTCATGAATTATCCTATTTTTTCAAATGAACTCTTTGATGTTTaatctccatctctctctctctctctcacacacacacacacacacagcaGAGTGTTCAGGAATTTGTAGGTAGATGCAATGTGCTTTAGGTACTACTAATGGAAGCCTTGGCGCAAAACCTAGCAACTGCCGTTTAGGATTCATAGAGCCAATCCACTTAATGAAGCaaggttttgttgttgtatgtATATGATTTCTAGTTAGGCACTTGGGTGTGATTCTTGCCTCTCATTTCCTCTGTTTTATGCTGTAAAGTCGCAAAACGATTTAGTGATGGGTTGTTTAGTTCGCCTCTTTATAGGTTGCCGGTACATCTCGGGATTTTTTTCTAGAGATATTTTCTCATGCAATTAAATTTTAGCTTTTGTCATGTCTCACTTCAATAAACATCTGTCATGTGCTTGAAACATTCGCTACTTGTCTAGAACAATTATCACATGGTGATAAGACGACATGAGAGAATAAAAGAATTTCTCCTTCATTGATTTCTGCCTGATTAGACTAAACTTGTCACCGTGTTTAGCATATAGGTGTTTCTTCAGGTGAACAAAGGGCCCTAATTGCCCTTTAGAAGGTTGAAGCAATGAACATTTTAGCTTATCGCGTACATAACGAATATTTTCATGGAAAAGACATCCACATGCAAGCAAGCATATAGTTTTTCAGATTTCCAAATTATCAAGTGTCTTTCGTTTATCAGTTTCACGAGCATATGACTGACAAAGCAAATGCATCAGAGCTCTTATTGTTCTCAAGCCTGATAAATATTTTACGGCATGAGTTCACATCCATGAGATATCTCAATTTAATAAGGTATTGTCGTTTATACTTTTCATCCACGTACAATGCTTTATTAGATTAGAATAGTAGACAATGACGATGAACTCGTTCCGATTAGAAAGCACCCTACCTATtatagtaattaaaaaaaatatatatcaaacaTTAAGAGTTGttctttgtttaatttcttgttcaataatatttttttttttacaaaatcacATTAATActgttattattcttatatcAAACAAATTAACCTAGTATGACAAATTTGAACAAATAAGGGTGCACAACACAACATTACAATTAATAGGAGGCATTATATACTGAAGCGGTAGTTTACGATTCGgtgatatttattttcatttataagtttgaagtttgataactcaaacagattgtaagttTGAAGCCTAATTAGTATGACAGACGTATTAGAAAAAAGCACACCAAGAATAATAGGAAAAATCATCTTCTCAAGTATCAACTAATAAAGGCAAGTTTCCCCCCAACAATTAAGTCAAGATAAggtaaacccaaaaaaaaaaaaaagagaaaaaaagaggaatgaaaataataaacttgtttaattttgttgtctttattgtatttaaaaataattttttatccaaaaataaaatgtctTTCTCTTTAAACTTTGTGTTATATTgacatttggttttattttaatCATTAATTTGGAAATTATTTTGCATATCCCAGATTATGGTTGGATTAGAATACTCTCATCTATTGTAAGAGGGGCTTCATGACTCACCGCATCTTAAAATCATATACATAATTGCTCTCAATACTTATGTTCAAGCTTTGGAGGGCTTTTAACGGCACCACACTGGTACTACTACTAGTATCACCACAATAGCCTCTCTTTGTTTCAAAGGATttcaaaggaaaattttattgcTCGACTAAATTCAAACACTCCCTCTCAAATTTTTAATTCACAAGATGTCGCATTTCgttcttaagtgtttagttGATAAACATATTCATTATTCTGAAAAAGATGTCtaatttaatgaatatttttgaCGTTAGCTTATATTAAATCTCAGACGGtgaattcaattaatttataaatataaaattaaaaattaaataaatttgaatatgGGCCGTAGGATAACCTGTCCATTTGAGTATATGCTGTCTGATTAAGTCAAAGAGCCGTTTGACTTATTATTCTCCCCGACATGTCCATGCGCGTGGGACCCAAGCGTGTTTGCTTTGAAAAACTAGAGGGCGTGGGGGCGTAAAAGCCATGCAGCTTGGAGAAATGAGTTTTAATCCGAAACTCATTTTTGGTTCAAGAGTGGAAGCAAGTTGggataaatttaaaatctaaaatttgagttttactggAAATATTATAGTAGATCCGAACcaataatttgaaattttttttttcgaaaaaagaaaaaagaacaaaaaaaaaaagaaaagaaaattgcacCCGCCACTCTTATGCTATAGCTGTGTCGGCACATCTGTGAAAACTGGATTGCACCTTTTTTTAGAACAAACCACAGGCACAGGCAGCGtagtttacccaaaaaaaaaaaaaaaaccacaggCAGCGAGCATGACACCACTCTCCCAGAACGGCGTCGTTGCAAGTTATTAGCGGACCAGACAAAATTCACCAGTTTCCCGCTAGGCATTTTCCGCGTGGCGGTATTCGAGTTTTCCCATTGCCGCTCAGGGGGTAATCTCGACATTTAATATACCGCGAAATTGAAAAGTTTCCCACTCCCTGAAACGCAGCGTATTGCGGGAATCTCTCTTTTGCTCTCTCTATATTAAACACATTCACACCCCAAAAccgccttctctctctctctctttctctctttctccctccttTCCGTCTTCCTTAATGGTTAGGGTTTCTTAAGCGCGTCTGGTTCGcccacaaaaatatatatacatattatatataatgtTGCAGAAAAGCCCCTCTACTCTCTGCAAATTCATCGATTCCCGTCTCCTAGAACTTTCTGGGTCAACCATGGATTGATTCAACTTATTTCTTGGTAATTCCCCTCACTCCTCAAATTTTTCCCTTCCTCGTTTACGTCCTTGCTTATAAATTCAGCAACTGAGCTTTTTCCGAACTCAAATTTATAGTCTCCTTGCAGTTTCGTCCGTGTCTTCTATTTTTCTCTGCGTTTACAGGTTCCGTGCTCGATTTCTTGAGCATTAGAAGGTAGTTGAGGTTAGGAATATAGtttaatttctcaaaaaaaaatatcccTAATATTTTTGTTAGAGTTGTTGAATTTTCGCGTTGATTAGGTTTTGTGTCTGTTTTTAAGATTAATCAGAtctaattttatttggtattgCTCGGGACATGTTAATTTTTGATATGGTTGCCATATGGTAGCTGCAAATTCATACCTCAGTTACTCTCTGtaagcaaaaattaaaataaataagtttAGTTACACTCCCTAAATTGGGGTCAAGAATCGTGTCGATTGCTGCTTATGATTATCTGGTGGAGAAGAAGCCAATTCTTCTGTTCTATTGTTTGGGTATTCTTTGATTGATTTGAACAGTGTTTGATTTGTGCCGGCATTGTTGATAACGGGAACAAATTTTGTTACCGATTTCTAGAGAGAGTTTACTCTTTTGAGGATGGTTCTGCATTTTACTTTCCTGACTCTACCGAATGATGACATTCTGTATCGTGGTATTGTATAGGGGTGGCAGTTCTGGAATGGAAATGTATAATGTTCCCGAGCATTCGAATGATGAGGTTTATATGGTATGTTATTACTAATCTTCCGACATTGGATTGAGCAGTAATATTTCTTGCGTGGTGGATTCAGTTTGTGACTTCTTGCTGATTTGATAAATGATTGTGTCTTGGCTTTTAGATTCCAAACGTGGAACAAAACCTGCGTTTTCCAACTCCCTTTGAACAAGTTGAAGCCATGTACAACGAAGGAGCTCCTGAGTTTGTTGTTGATCAGGGCATTTATTATCCCGCTGCCACAAACTATGGGTATTACTGTACAGGTAAATACATTCTACCCTCTCTTTTGGTAGATCAATTTGATGGTTCGTTTGTCTCATTTGTACATTGTGCTGAATAATGTGGACAGGATTTGAATCACCCGGTGAATGGGAGGACCACCGTAGAATTTTTGGCGTTGATGGTCCAGATATCCAGTACACAGTTAGTGATTTATCTCTCTTACACACCCACATACTTCTGTACTTATAGTGATTATTGTGATGATTCTCATAATTCATTTCTTTTTAACAGGGTGCACAAAATGAAAGTTTACCTTTTGTATACTATACACCTGGCTATGGATATGCACAGTCTCCATACAACCCATACAATCCTTACATACCTGGTGCCATGATAGGCGTTGATGGCCAACAGTATACCATCCCCCCTTATCAGAACTCTGTCTCTTCACCTCCCTATATCCCATTTGTTCAACCAGATGCCATTCCCAACACTTCACCTGACTCCTTGTTTGATAATGGAGCATCAGTTACTAGACCCGATGGAAGAGGGGTCAAATATAACTTAAATTCAGCTTCTGGAGGCTTCCCTAACTCCTCGAAGTCCTCTTTAAATCAGATGAATCCCTTGACGAAAGTATCAGAAGGTCAAAGGGGTAATGGATCAAGCAAGCATGCTGCGACACATGGAGGCGTTTCTTCTGGTCGTTTTCCAACCCCAGCCTCATCACATGTTAATCAGGTATTACTCTTTCTGTTCAGTTTTATGGTCTTTTACATGTTTGGAGTTTAATTAAACTAATAGAGTTTCTGGTAGATTATCTTTGTTCACCTATAAAATTGTTACTGTATTGATATCTGGTTCTTTTGAAGACCTTTAAAACAGAGTGTTCTGATTTTTTCCCTTATGCATTCACAGGTTAGAAGTGCATCCAGGTCAATTTCGTCTGTGGATAAACTTCCAAATGGAAAAGTATTGCCTAATAATTTCAAGGTGGAAATCCCCATTGGTAATGGCTTATCTAACTTTGGATCTAGTGCTCAAGGAAGTGTTGCTGTGAGTAAGCTTCGACCAAAGTTTCATGTTGGCAGGGACTTGAATGATGTACATGGTGGCCTAGAGGCATTGGGTGAGCAAAATTGTGGTCCTAGAATCAATAGGTTAAAAAATCAACTAGCTGTGAAAGCCTATACGACCAAGGCAGGAGATTGTGATGCACAAGGAAACATCATTATCCGTACTGATAAATATAATAAGGATGACCTGCCAGTTGACTACGCGGATGCAAAGTTTTTCGTAATAAAATCTTACAGCGAGGATGATGTTCACAAAAGTGTCAAATACAATGTCTGGTCATCCACACCCCATGGCAACAAGAAACTAAATAGTGCATATGAAGATGCTCAAAGAATAGCTGCAGGAAAACATAGAGCCTGTCctatcttccttttcttttcggTGAGTTGTGTTGTACCTGCTGACTATTTTTTGTTGAAGACATATATAATTGTAAACCCTTATCTATTACCTCATTTATAAACCATCTGAAACAAGGTTTTTAGTGATTCATTGGGTTATGCTGATATTGAATTGTCTTTGCACAGGTTAATGCAAGTGGTCAATTCTGTGGCATAGCGGAGATGGGTGGCCCGGTTGACTTTAACAAGGATATGGACTTTTGGCAACAAGATAAATGGAGTGGGAGCTTCCCTGTTAAGTGGCACATCATTAAAGATGTTCCAAATAACAGTTTCAGGCACATTGTATTGGAGAACAATGAAAACAAGCCGGTGACTAATAGCAGGGATACACAAGAGGTAATCTAGATTTTTTTCCCTGTACTACGTTAACTAAATCTTCTGTTGTGGGTGAATAGTTGGGCAACTTTCACAATATGATGTTTtgtagctagctagctagctagcataGAGTCAGAAGTCATGTCTTATGGTTGATCATGTATAGTGGTTACTGAGAAATTTGAATTGGAGGATTGGAACCCACACTGCCGGACCGGGCTGAATGTTAAATGTTTTGTGTGCATCCTACCAGAAGTAGGTTCATAGCTTTTAATTGAAATCTAGGGTATAAGCGTAGGTGCTATGAAAAATGGATTCATCATCATTGGAAAATGGATTTGTATTGTTAGTCTCTGTGCCATCAAGTATGATTTCTTAGGTTAGttgttgattatttttttatactgTGCAGGTCATGTATAAGAAAGGCTTGGAGATTCTGAAAATATTCAAGAACCACACATTGAAGACATCTTTACTTGATGACTTTATGTACTACGAAGACCGTCAGAAAATCATGCAGGAAGAGAGAGGCAGGTTTCTTATCAGAAGCTTCGAAAGTCCATTTTTAGTAACTGGGCTGGGCCCCCCTCGCAAGCTGAACAACTCTGTGGGTGAGCTGCCCTGTATTAAGGAGGAAAAAGACACCAAACTTAACGACGATGCAAACAACTCAAAAAAGATTACAGTCTCTGTTGCTGAGCTGGTTTCCTCCAATATGAGTGCTAAAACAAGTATCAAGAAGGAAAACACTGAGCAGAAGGCAATTGAAGCAAAAGATGATGTTGTGTCTACCTTAGAAGTTGGTTCCCTCACTATTAATCCAAAGCAGGCAGGATCAAAATCTTCAGCAGCTGCTGTTACTAACACCGGAAAGGTTGATGTTGTCACTGTGGGCTCAATGCCCGTAAGAGTTAATGGATATGCTGAATCCTTGGGTAATTTAACGTTTGGAACAATCCCTCTGGATCCTAGAGCGTTACGACTAGAGAAGGGCAGCTCTATTATCGAACAGGCTGCTCAACCTCAACAGAAATGATTAGGAAGTCATTCACAGTTCCTTGTATCGGATAAATTTTGCTTTGTTGGCGGGGTTCATCAAATCCCGGGTTCAATGCCCGTAAGGTAAAATGCAATACTCACTGTGATGTTGTCACTCTTGTTTTTTAACCTCCTTTCCTCTAGTTATTTTGCTCCGGTTGTTTTCTGGTCCTTACTTTCTAGTTACATCCTGGATTTATTGGCGGTAGGGGTGGGGGTTTGTTGCTCAATTCAGGTGGAATATACAGATTGATATCATTCAAGAAATCAAGATACAAAAGAATTCTGTTATTAGCAATTAACATTATCTGTCAGTCCTTGAGAGTAAAGTGGTATTTGTCTCCCTCGTtcagtttgttttattttttgaatgagTGGCTTTTGCACCGCTTTTCTCTTTCTGCACTCTTTATTTCTGACATTTAGATTGAATCGATGCGTGTGGTATAGTATTAGTGAATATTCTTCTTTTCTCGTCCGGCATGCTGCACCGTCTTTTTTGGTGATATGCAATTGATGGCTTCTACTTCTATGACGCGTTTACTAATTCATAATCAAATTAagaggaattggattgaggGAGAATTAGATTGAAggggaattgaaatgagatggaatcagaatcagattcctgttaaagttgtttactaaaattgTTTGGAATCGAAGTAGGAATGATGTTGagttcatataagttgtttactaattcacttcaatcGGTTTGAAAACTAGTTTGATTATTATATTGtccttacataaataaattattttaatactaattaattaaattaaattcttaattaaatttatataataaaattcatctatataagcatatataaataggttttatttaCTTATTAAAAGATGGCAAGAATGATGTTGagttcatataagttgtttactaattcacttcaatcAGAATGAAAACTAAGTTGATAACTAAATAgcccttacataaataaattattttcatactaattaattaaattaaattcttaattaaatttatataattaaattatctatataaaaatatataaataggttttatttatttattaaaaatgacaTAATGAGTGTAAAATGAAAGGCAATGTTAGGATAATAAGAAACAAGTGAGGGCATAATAGGAATAAAAGATGCATTTCCGATTCTCTTACCCTTAGGGAATTCAAATACCTCACAAAACTAGAGAATCCCGTTCCTCCAATTTCAGGAATTGGATTCCTTGTTTCATATGGGCTTCatcactttttttatttcttaatatTTAGTAAGCATCGGAATACTTCGTAATCGAAATTCAATTCCCTTTCCTTATTCCAATTACCCTTATGTAAACGTGCTACTAGTATTTCGTGTAACCTGATGGTGATACAACTCCCAACTTGCTCACCAGGCAGAGGCAGCCCTATTAATTTGACAAAGTGTGGCgatattttcaaccaatcttgttTATTAACATTTCTTTCTTctcatttcttctttttggaAACCTGTAGAAGTACCACTCCATTAAAAAAACATGAGTTCTAGGATTAGGGAAAAtggtagtgttattcacacacatatttttactttttacatgtCTCAATTTTCGGTCGT from Pyrus communis chromosome 4, drPyrComm1.1, whole genome shotgun sequence harbors:
- the LOC137731265 gene encoding DEAD-box ATP-dependent RNA helicase 40-like, producing the protein MATEEPAGPRYAPDDPTLPNPWKGLIDGSTGLLYYWNPETNVTQYEKPASLPPPLPAGPPPATATPQLAAIPVAHSVQPKGVMPQDGQQIMQAPQQHGSQVSQFSQQHGHLMAQQMNLTLYAQQQGSQMAQPGHQQSSQLGQPMQQHGQMMQHPGQQMPQAQVHQGQQVPQQLGQHTPQGHGSQGQQRLQQLGQHTPQSHGSQMHPFAHQQMHYRPYQQSIPPQGQQSSQPQTLHNAQAQPLANQQEYKAAFPQREEDDFQQRNQIGVSPSRFQQAGASSVQNLPTGTNPVQMPQRSVHQGPTQQFGGPLGNMQHPSSFGHLQQPGADLAHHQHGSRFQSQMDPAMIHGQQSNGPPAGLRMGHENNFHGQGGNDYYFNSNNEGTTGPQQPKLASIPIAKSQQEMSGGPPFQNATPGHSNALNTMPGHSMHNVYSHATGAPPFPNNSLVKPPYVRPTSLTSLSPVEVYRQQHEVTASGDNVPAPFMTFEDTGFPPEILREIHAAGFASPTPIQAQTWPIALQSRDIVAIAKTGSGKTLGYLMPAFILLRQRHNNSQNGPTVLVLAPTRELATQIQDEVLKFGRASRVSCTCLYGGAPKGPQLKELDRGADIVVATPGRLNDILEMKKIDFRQVSLLVLDEADRMLDMGFEPQIRKIVDQIPPHRQTLMYTATWPKEVRKIASDLLVNPVQVNIGSVNELAANKAITQYVEVVPQMEKQRRLEQILRSQERGSKIIVFCSTKRLCDQIARSIGRTFGAAAIHGDKSQGERDWVLNQFRSGKCPILVATDVAARGLDIKDIRVVVNYDFPTGVEDYVHRIGRTGRAGATGVSYTFFSEQDWKYAADLIKVLEGANQQVPPEVREIALRGGPGFGKDRNPMNRFDSGGPVNGAAGRWDSGGRDGMRDGGFGGRGSTRDGGFGGRGGMRDGGFGGRGGMRDGNFGGRGSMRDGNFGGREGPRDGAGSGRGGRGDFFSGPGNRGRGFGGPGGGNVGWGRSGSGPQDRYNSMAGRGGRGRGRFDNRVDFPDRSRGRNYSRSPDRVRTWDINRSRSRSRSRSRSWSRSRSRSWTRSRSRSWSRDRSRSHSRNRSRSPSYERYERPPRVSKFDMKDPVPESVVPPVPEMLPTSPDTQVNVYPDTKPVGELPVVEQTGLVDTQGGGDPSHHSLI